The Alteriqipengyuania halimionae genome contains a region encoding:
- the ygfZ gene encoding CAF17-like 4Fe-4S cluster assembly/insertion protein YgfZ — protein MTHSRTLLADRAVIRLSPTDGEEDVAAFLQGLVTNDVTGDLPVYGGLLNAQGKAIASFFVWREGDDLLLDCEAVVAAELVKRLSLYRLRRKIGIAVDESIAVHWAREGADGAVDPRLPALGHRWLGAREGEDASDDYRAHRLSHGVPESVEEIGDLLWLETNAGELSGVSFTKGCFIGQENTARMNWRQKVNRRLVVVPLGESDGKRQRVSYPALDLAVDHLRVSDIPSGHVPDWLDLG, from the coding sequence ATGACCCACAGCCGTACCCTACTGGCCGACCGCGCCGTGATCCGCCTTTCGCCCACCGATGGAGAGGAGGATGTCGCGGCCTTCCTGCAGGGGCTCGTGACCAACGATGTCACCGGGGACCTGCCGGTCTATGGGGGGCTCCTCAACGCGCAGGGCAAGGCGATCGCCTCTTTCTTCGTCTGGCGCGAGGGCGACGATCTTCTGCTGGATTGCGAAGCGGTGGTCGCGGCGGAGCTGGTCAAGCGCCTGTCGCTCTATCGCCTGCGCCGGAAGATCGGGATCGCGGTCGACGAGAGCATCGCGGTCCACTGGGCGCGAGAGGGCGCGGACGGCGCGGTTGACCCCCGTCTGCCCGCGCTCGGTCATCGCTGGCTCGGCGCACGCGAGGGTGAGGATGCGTCGGACGACTACCGCGCCCATCGCCTGTCGCACGGCGTTCCCGAATCGGTCGAGGAGATCGGCGATCTCCTGTGGCTCGAAACCAATGCTGGCGAGTTGAGCGGCGTGTCCTTCACCAAGGGCTGCTTCATCGGCCAGGAAAACACCGCGCGGATGAATTGGCGGCAAAAGGTCAACCGGCGCTTGGTGGTGGTGCCACTCGGCGAATCGGACGGAAAGCGGCAGCGGGTCAGCTATCCGGCACTCGATCTCGCGGTCGATCATTTGCGGGTATCGGACATCCCTTCCGGCCACGTACCCGACTGGCTCGATCTCGGATGA
- the pyrC gene encoding dihydroorotase: protein MTDSITITRPDDWHVHLRDGDLLRGVAPHTARQFARAIVMPNLSPPVTTTEAARAYRDRIMAALPDGSDFTPLMTCYLTDATDADDIAAGFAARVFTAAKLYPANATTNSAHGVTDVANIRGVLERMAQIGMVLCVHGEVTDADVDVFDREAEFIDRVLAPLVADLPDLKVVFEHITTAQAVEFVTQAGPNVAATITPQHLHINRNAMLVGGIRPHAYCLPVAKRELHRLALRAAATSGSPKFFLGTDSAPHDRAAKENACGCAGIFNAPFALESYLAVFEEEGAIDRFEGFASLHGPDFYGLTRNAAQVTLAREAHVVPDSIDAAGTPVVPFHAGETLGWTLKN from the coding sequence ATGACCGACAGCATCACGATCACCCGCCCCGACGATTGGCACGTTCACCTTCGCGACGGAGACCTGTTGCGCGGAGTCGCGCCCCACACCGCGCGCCAATTCGCCCGCGCGATCGTGATGCCGAACCTCTCTCCGCCGGTGACCACGACCGAGGCCGCGCGCGCCTATCGCGACCGGATCATGGCCGCCTTGCCCGATGGCAGCGATTTCACGCCGCTGATGACCTGCTACCTGACCGACGCTACCGATGCCGACGATATCGCCGCAGGGTTCGCGGCGCGCGTGTTCACCGCGGCCAAGCTCTATCCCGCCAATGCGACGACCAATTCGGCCCATGGCGTGACCGATGTCGCCAATATCCGCGGCGTGCTCGAACGGATGGCGCAGATCGGCATGGTCCTGTGCGTGCATGGCGAAGTGACCGACGCCGATGTCGACGTGTTCGATCGCGAAGCCGAATTCATCGACCGCGTGCTCGCCCCGCTGGTCGCCGACCTGCCTGATCTCAAGGTGGTGTTCGAACACATCACCACCGCGCAGGCGGTCGAATTCGTGACCCAGGCAGGGCCGAACGTGGCGGCGACGATCACTCCGCAGCACCTCCATATCAATCGCAACGCCATGCTGGTGGGCGGGATCAGGCCGCATGCCTATTGCCTGCCGGTGGCCAAGCGCGAGCTGCACCGCCTCGCCTTGCGCGCGGCAGCGACCTCGGGCAGCCCCAAGTTCTTCCTTGGCACCGACAGCGCGCCGCATGATCGCGCGGCCAAGGAAAATGCCTGCGGTTGCGCGGGGATTTTCAACGCACCCTTCGCGCTCGAAAGCTATCTTGCGGTGTTCGAAGAGGAAGGGGCAATCGACCGGTTCGAAGGCTTCGCCAGCCTCCACGGCCCTGACTTTTACGGCCTGACGCGCAACGCCGCGCAAGTCACACTGGCGCGCGAGGCGCATGTGGTGCCCGACAGTATCGATGCCGCAGGCACGCCGGTGGTCCCGTTCCACGCGGGCGAAACGCTCGGCTGGACACTGAAGAACTGA
- the rarD gene encoding EamA family transporter RarD gives MSTRPSEEPGKSGLPAALAAYILWGLMPIYLLTVKTVPAVEFVGWRILWTIPICLLLVTLRKQLGEVAAILRNRRAMLVLMGASALIAINWIVYVLAIQQGNVYAASLGYYINPLVNVFLGTVVLGERMSRRLWIAVALAGVGVAILLAGALTTLWISLTLALSFGTYGLLKKTVQAGALPGLTVESMLLALPAAGACWYYAQTPAGSAFTQSTELSAWIMLGGALTAIPLTLFAVAARRMDYSSLGFIQFLAPTMVFILGLTVFDQPLQPVQLASFGFIWAALALFVWELWRGRKKAPLPPKAAASGG, from the coding sequence ATGAGCACACGCCCCTCCGAAGAACCGGGCAAATCCGGCCTCCCCGCAGCGCTTGCCGCCTACATTCTCTGGGGTCTGATGCCGATCTACCTGCTCACGGTGAAAACCGTCCCGGCGGTGGAATTCGTGGGTTGGCGCATCCTCTGGACGATCCCGATCTGCCTGCTGCTCGTGACCTTGCGCAAGCAATTGGGCGAAGTCGCCGCGATCCTGCGCAACCGGCGCGCGATGCTGGTGCTGATGGGCGCTTCCGCCCTGATCGCGATCAATTGGATCGTCTATGTGCTCGCGATCCAGCAAGGCAATGTCTACGCTGCGAGCCTGGGCTATTACATCAACCCGCTGGTCAACGTGTTCCTCGGCACCGTGGTGCTGGGCGAGCGGATGAGCCGGCGATTGTGGATCGCCGTGGCGCTGGCGGGCGTCGGCGTGGCGATCCTGCTGGCAGGTGCACTCACCACGCTGTGGATCAGCCTGACGCTGGCATTGAGCTTCGGCACCTATGGCCTGCTCAAGAAAACGGTCCAGGCTGGGGCGTTGCCGGGACTGACGGTCGAATCGATGCTGCTCGCGCTGCCTGCCGCCGGGGCGTGCTGGTATTATGCCCAGACGCCCGCCGGGTCCGCCTTTACGCAATCGACCGAACTGTCGGCGTGGATCATGCTGGGCGGCGCACTCACCGCGATCCCGCTGACCCTTTTCGCCGTGGCCGCGCGGCGGATGGATTATTCCTCGCTCGGCTTCATCCAGTTTCTCGCCCCGACCATGGTCTTCATCCTCGGCCTGACGGTGTTCGACCAGCCGCTGCAGCCGGTGCAATTGGCAAGCTTCGGCTTCATCTGGGCCGCGCTGGCGCTGTTCGTGTGGGAATTGTGGCGCGGGCGCAAGAAGGCCCCCCTCCCCCCCAAGGCGGCGGCGTCGGGCGGCTAG
- the der gene encoding ribosome biogenesis GTPase Der, whose translation MASNLPTVVIVGRPNVGKSTLFNRLVGKKLALVDDQPGVTRDRRLGEASLLGLDFQAVDTAGWEDEDVKTLSGRMRQQTMAALDGADAALFVIDARAGLSPLDEEIANWLREQEVPVIVVANKAEGRAGEGGIYESYALGLGDPVPLSAEHGEGVADLFDALRPHIEFKQPEKDEPFDPDSEEDEPLGPLKLAIVGRPNAGKSTLINRLLGEDRLLTGPEAGVTRDSIAVDWEWTDPRDGETREIKLIDTAGMRKRAKVVEKLEKLSVADARRAVDFAEVVVLLLDATQGLEHQDLKIAAMAVEEGRALMIAINKWDIAENASSLFNGIKEALGEGLAQVKGLPVFAVSAITGKGLDPMLGAAFELRETWSKRVPTAALNRWFDDAMLNNPPPAPKGKRIKLRYITQAATRPPRFVVFGTRLEMLPKSYERYLVNGIRKTFALEGVPVRVNLRSPKNPYDANKGGGGKYSGQS comes from the coding sequence ATGGCCTCCAACCTTCCCACCGTCGTCATCGTCGGCCGCCCAAATGTCGGCAAATCCACGCTATTCAATCGGCTGGTGGGCAAGAAGCTCGCCCTGGTCGACGATCAGCCCGGCGTTACCCGCGATCGCCGCTTAGGCGAGGCGAGCCTGCTCGGGCTCGATTTCCAGGCGGTCGATACCGCCGGGTGGGAGGACGAGGACGTCAAGACGCTGTCGGGCCGGATGCGCCAGCAGACCATGGCTGCGCTCGACGGGGCAGATGCTGCGCTGTTCGTGATCGATGCGCGCGCGGGGCTTTCGCCGCTCGACGAGGAAATCGCCAATTGGCTGCGGGAGCAGGAAGTCCCGGTGATCGTGGTCGCCAACAAGGCCGAAGGCCGCGCGGGCGAGGGCGGAATTTACGAAAGCTATGCGTTGGGCCTGGGCGATCCGGTGCCGCTCTCTGCGGAACACGGCGAAGGCGTGGCCGATCTGTTCGATGCGCTGCGTCCGCATATCGAATTCAAGCAGCCCGAGAAGGACGAGCCGTTCGATCCCGACAGCGAAGAAGACGAGCCGCTCGGCCCGCTGAAGCTGGCGATCGTCGGCCGTCCCAATGCGGGCAAGTCGACGCTGATCAACCGCTTGCTGGGTGAAGACCGATTGCTGACCGGCCCCGAGGCCGGGGTGACGCGCGATTCGATCGCGGTCGATTGGGAATGGACCGATCCGCGCGACGGCGAGACGCGCGAGATCAAGCTGATCGACACCGCCGGGATGCGCAAACGCGCCAAGGTGGTCGAAAAGCTGGAGAAGCTCTCGGTCGCCGATGCGCGCCGCGCGGTCGATTTCGCCGAAGTTGTCGTGCTGCTGCTCGATGCGACGCAGGGGCTTGAGCACCAGGACCTCAAGATCGCTGCCATGGCGGTCGAGGAAGGCCGTGCGCTCATGATCGCGATCAACAAGTGGGACATTGCCGAGAACGCGTCCAGCCTGTTCAACGGGATCAAGGAAGCGCTCGGCGAAGGGCTGGCACAGGTGAAGGGCCTACCGGTGTTCGCCGTCTCCGCGATCACGGGCAAGGGCCTCGACCCGATGCTGGGCGCGGCGTTCGAACTGCGCGAGACCTGGTCCAAGCGCGTGCCGACTGCGGCGCTCAATCGCTGGTTCGACGATGCCATGCTGAACAACCCGCCGCCCGCGCCCAAGGGCAAACGGATCAAGCTGCGCTACATTACCCAGGCCGCGACCCGGCCCCCGCGCTTCGTCGTGTTCGGGACCAGGCTCGAAATGCTGCCCAAGAGCTATGAGCGCTATCTCGTCAACGGCATCCGCAAGACCTTCGCACTCGAAGGCGTGCCCGTACGCGTGAACCTGCGCAGCCCGAAGAATCCCTACGATGCGAACAAGGGCGGCGGCGGCAAGTACAGCGGCCAGTCCTGA
- a CDS encoding DUF2721 domain-containing protein, with translation MFDILLPAVDTTIAGDLLERTASTTRVQHIVQLSLAPVFLLAAIGAMMNVMTSRLIWIATRIENIERALDAGKAGRLGEEMPVLQQRRVYAQRAVMFSTASALTICVVVALLFISAFIRPQIGTLTAVAWILTMALLMVGLMLFLLETRLASGSAHKRRLQSREILRRRAELTDD, from the coding sequence ATGTTCGATATCCTGCTTCCTGCTGTCGACACCACAATTGCAGGCGATCTGCTTGAGCGCACCGCCAGCACCACCCGGGTTCAGCACATCGTGCAGCTCAGTCTGGCGCCGGTCTTCCTGCTCGCCGCGATCGGGGCGATGATGAATGTGATGACCAGTCGCCTGATCTGGATCGCCACCCGGATCGAAAACATCGAGCGGGCGCTCGATGCGGGCAAGGCTGGCAGGCTGGGCGAGGAAATGCCGGTCCTGCAGCAGCGCCGCGTCTACGCCCAGCGCGCGGTGATGTTCAGCACCGCTTCGGCGCTGACGATCTGCGTGGTCGTCGCGCTGCTGTTCATCTCGGCCTTCATCCGCCCGCAGATCGGCACGCTGACGGCTGTCGCGTGGATCTTGACGATGGCACTCCTGATGGTCGGCCTGATGCTGTTCCTGCTCGAAACGCGGCTGGCGAGCGGCAGCGCCCACAAGCGCCGCCTCCAAAGTCGCGAGATCCTGCGTCGGCGCGCGGAGCTCACCGACGACTGA
- the bfr gene encoding bacterioferritin → MKGDPQVIDYLNKALTNELTAINQYWLHYRVLHDWGVHKLAEYERHESIDEMKHADILAERVLFLGGLPNFQAIHSLKVGETVEEILKADLAMENEAIPLLREAAEHCQKVRDFVSGQLLEDILKSEEEHVDFLETQFDMIARMGLENYVQLQSKPAGDGGEG, encoded by the coding sequence ATGAAGGGCGACCCGCAGGTCATCGACTATCTCAACAAGGCGCTCACCAACGAGTTGACCGCGATCAACCAGTACTGGCTGCACTACCGCGTCCTCCACGATTGGGGTGTGCACAAGCTCGCCGAATACGAGCGCCACGAATCGATCGACGAGATGAAGCACGCCGATATCCTCGCCGAGCGTGTGCTGTTCCTGGGTGGCCTGCCCAATTTCCAGGCAATCCACAGCCTCAAGGTCGGCGAAACGGTCGAGGAAATCCTCAAGGCCGACCTGGCGATGGAAAACGAAGCCATCCCGCTGCTGCGCGAAGCCGCCGAGCATTGCCAGAAAGTCCGCGATTTCGTTTCGGGCCAGCTATTAGAGGACATCCTCAAGAGCGAGGAAGAGCATGTCGACTTCCTCGAAACCCAGTTCGACATGATCGCCCGCATGGGCTTGGAAAACTACGTCCAACTGCAGAGCAAGCCTGCCGGGGATGGCGGCGAGGGCTAA
- a CDS encoding (2Fe-2S)-binding protein — MYVCICNAIRENDLRRCAKRCGGDAEACYAALGKMPSCGTCLDRADDILAEEREMAFSPARAA, encoded by the coding sequence ATGTACGTTTGCATCTGCAACGCCATCCGTGAGAACGATCTGCGCCGCTGCGCCAAGCGTTGCGGCGGCGATGCGGAGGCCTGTTACGCGGCGCTCGGCAAGATGCCGAGTTGCGGAACCTGCCTCGATCGCGCCGACGACATCCTTGCCGAAGAGCGCGAAATGGCGTTCTCTCCCGCCCGGGCCGCCTGA
- a CDS encoding DUF418 domain-containing protein codes for MAETTAAAAAAVDQPRTEIAPIAQSGERIVTLDWVRGIAVLGILAANIVAFGQPMTAYMYPDAFTVPHSDAEDWMWVAQFVAIDGKMRGLFTLLFGAGLYLFMEKAWAAGNTRWLQARRLVWLMLFGLAHFFLIWRGDILFSYAVCGLVALLCLRWTAKTQLIVGLAGTVLGFLAYLAMLGFAPFVVDGPLGEQEAMQDLRTAMVEQQEAQLEDGREQTRIITEQSYGDFVAFNIDHTGELGFMFIVWLFETLPLMLVGIALYRMGMWTGGMRRDRLLLWGWLGLLGGGALSLLVGLWALDNGLTYYGTQSAFVAFCAMPRFVMTLGLAALLAAYGPGATGWLSQRLSAAGRAAFTNYLGTSIVMLFVFHGWAGGLFGELGRTELYGVVLAMWVLMLAWSKPWLARFRYGPFEWLWRCLTYGRIFPLRR; via the coding sequence CGAAACCACCGCCGCTGCGGCTGCTGCCGTCGACCAGCCGCGCACCGAAATCGCACCGATTGCGCAATCGGGCGAACGCATCGTCACGCTCGACTGGGTGCGCGGGATCGCCGTGCTCGGCATTCTCGCCGCCAATATCGTCGCCTTCGGCCAGCCGATGACGGCCTATATGTATCCCGATGCCTTCACCGTTCCGCATTCGGATGCCGAAGACTGGATGTGGGTCGCCCAATTCGTGGCGATCGATGGCAAGATGCGCGGTCTTTTCACGCTGTTGTTCGGAGCCGGGCTCTACCTGTTCATGGAAAAAGCCTGGGCGGCGGGAAATACGCGCTGGCTGCAGGCACGGCGCCTAGTGTGGCTGATGCTGTTCGGCCTCGCGCATTTCTTCCTGATCTGGCGAGGAGACATATTGTTCTCCTACGCTGTGTGCGGACTGGTCGCGCTGCTGTGTCTGAGATGGACGGCGAAGACCCAGCTCATCGTCGGGCTCGCCGGGACAGTGCTCGGTTTCCTCGCCTATCTCGCCATGCTCGGCTTTGCGCCGTTCGTCGTCGATGGCCCGCTCGGCGAACAGGAAGCGATGCAGGATCTGCGGACGGCGATGGTCGAGCAGCAGGAAGCGCAGCTCGAGGACGGTCGCGAGCAGACGCGAATCATCACCGAGCAATCCTACGGCGATTTCGTTGCGTTCAATATCGATCACACGGGCGAGCTGGGCTTCATGTTCATCGTCTGGCTGTTCGAGACCCTGCCGCTGATGCTGGTGGGGATTGCACTCTATCGAATGGGCATGTGGACCGGCGGCATGCGTCGCGATCGCCTGCTGTTATGGGGCTGGCTTGGTTTGCTCGGCGGCGGCGCGTTGAGCCTGCTCGTCGGCTTGTGGGCACTCGACAACGGCCTCACCTACTACGGGACGCAGTCCGCTTTCGTCGCCTTCTGCGCAATGCCGCGTTTCGTCATGACACTGGGGCTTGCCGCACTGCTCGCCGCCTATGGACCGGGCGCCACCGGCTGGCTTTCGCAGCGCCTGTCGGCGGCGGGTCGCGCGGCTTTCACCAACTATCTCGGCACCTCGATCGTGATGTTGTTCGTGTTCCACGGCTGGGCCGGCGGCTTGTTCGGCGAGCTGGGTCGCACCGAGCTATACGGCGTGGTGCTGGCGATGTGGGTGCTGATGCTCGCCTGGTCGAAACCTTGGCTTGCGCGCTTCCGCTACGGACCGTTCGAATGGCTGTGGCGCTGTCTAACCTACGGACGGATTTTCCCGCTTCGACGGTGA